The DNA segment GTAGTAATATTCTCAAGtttttgttttaccttgccgtgttttggtttttgtttgtaCATACGAACCATGATGAGGTCCCGTACCATATAAAAACAGACATATTTGTAGGTGTATTGGTGTCTTTTTGCAAGATTAAAAATCTGGGCAGTAAGAATTTTACTCTAAAAAGAGTGCCCttgataatatattttaaaccGAAACCATTATGTTCGAATCAACCGTTCTTTATATTCGGCAAGATGAAAAATCAGAATATTACAACTTTTCTCCACTCCTTAACACATCAGGCCGTATAGATCTTATAAAAAGAGAAGAGGCCTATAAGTTGACTTATTTTAGTTATCCTGTCTTGAGGTAAAGAAGAGGTCTTCAGTAGATGTGACTCTATAACTTATTTTAGTTACTTTCTATGTGCCGAAAGCTACTTATAAATAATCAAGACAGAATAGTATTATTAAATTAAGAGGATTTCAACATTCTAAAAGACATTTTTCGGACAGTTAAAAGGTTTGGCAAGTCTAGATGTGTTTCACAAATGCTTGGACTGCCAACATCCATGGCCATGATCATGTAGCTTTAGCTTTCTTAACAGTCACATGGGACATCCCTTGGTGGCTTATTTGTTGGAGCAAATTCGGAATACTAGGAGTGTGGAGGTGTTTCAAGGGGAACAGAGCACAGCTGACTGGTTCATCTCTTTTGTGAGGTTTGCCATCAGTGTGGTATCATGCCTTCATATATCACCAATCTGGGCTCTCCCATCAATAGGTTgtataaaattaattttgttgctttaatttgatcaaaataGTTGATCAAATAGTCTGGTTTTGTCATTCGTGTCACGAACAAAAAAATTTAGTTGCTGCATTTATCTCGTGTTTTGATGGTCCAATACCTCTCGTGGAACTTGACGCTATTTGCAGGGGTCTCGCAACAGCTGTTCGAGATTTGAATCCCTCAACGGTCATCACCTGGTCGTATGGTTATAGAGACTCCAATCATCCATTCATCGTCCTCAAACTATTTGTTGGCTCAAAACAGTTATGACCAACTTCCATTACCATAATCTTGCATAAATATCCAATAACCTGAAAAATATGGTCCTTTGTCCCTGTAAGCATATTTCAAGTTCGAAGACTAGTCTGAAAAATTCAAAGAATACAGGCCTCAGGTCAGCTTTCAGCCACCGCTCCTGGTGGACAAAAGATACTTCGAGGCATCAAAAGAATAGGACCCGGAGAAGGGCCGCAACAATGTTTCCTTTGCTTCTGTGACGTAAGCTGTTACAAAGAGCATGTAAAGGAGAGGCTACGGAACGCATCACGATGCCACTAGATCAGGTGTCTCTGCTTCGACTGACAACAAAGCTTCATACACCTTGCCTACCCATGTATCCAGTCGATCGTGCAAGGATTTGATCTGGGAAATCCCCAAAACCCTAGGCTGCACCCACGAGACGTGAACTGTGCCCTCAACTTGATCTATTATGCCTTCAATAAGATGAACCTGTACAGGATTTTGAAGCATTAATACAATGTGATGAAGTagcaagggaaaaaaaatatactCCTACTGGATTTTTCCATACTACGCAACCACAAGTGAGTTAGGATACATCTAAACATCAGACTGATGAAAATGCTCGATTTATAATTTAATGAGACTATATTTCCTTTGGCTCTTCGGCTAATATGTGCCTTAGAGTGAATATAGCACCCCTTGTCAAAAGTCATCTCCCCCACCCTTTGTCTAGACTCTTTCCTTGTCGAGAAGAATTTCGAAAGATTGATCCTTCATTTCATGAGTTTACAAAATGACCATTCGGGCACATCTCCCTGCCCCGTCAACAAAAATACAGAAAGTATAACTTACAGAGAGGCTTTTCATTAGAAGATATTCCACATCTTCAATAGAGAGTCTGGTTCGTTCGGCAATAATGCTTAATGGAATTGTTCGATCTTCAGATGACCGGCTGCAATGAACAAGATTGCACCATGTAAAAATGACAAACATGAGCATAAAACTTGAGGTCCCTGTACTGTACTGTAGAAAAACTGTATCGCACATATTTGGCACTGCCTAGCAGACCTTACCTAAAGATGATTTCCATCAAACAAAGAATATTGATTTTTTCAATCAGCTTCTTCTCATTCTCTACTAATGCAGGCTGTGCACTCAAAGCAGCATCATGGACCTGGCAGAGTTCTCGATAGCGTATCAGATTGCCAGTGTTGAATGCCTGAAGTATATGGTAAAGCCACTCCACTTTGGTTCCAAGAAGACTACTGATCTGCAGAACATATTGTAAGCTCAACCTATCTAACTGGAAGTGGTACATTTGAATTCAGAGTTATTTAGTGGGAGATCAAAAGCCAAAAGGCACATCAAAGACAAAGTGCATCAACTCATAAAACAAAGAACAGAATATCGCAAGCAATaagcaaagaaagaaacgtACATTTTACAAAATATACACAAATCACGTATTGTCTTCGAAGAAACCCATTATTGTATTTCTTATCATAGAATAAAAATTAGGACACTGAAGACTTTCAGATGTTCCTTCCTTTGCATGTCATATTTGGAGTTTCTACCAAAATCCAGACTTACTgctaaaatccaaaaaaaattaaaggtaATCTGCTAAAGTTTATACTAGCGtaattttctctctcctcaGACTAAGTTTATACTGGCGGAATTTTCTCTCCCCGGACTCCATTGaagaataaagaacaaataAAATACAACAGTCTGGCAAGAGTTCCCATTTCACTTTGATCTTTTTCAATGCTTCGAGATAATTTCACCTTCTATAGCCATTCAATATTATAAGAAATTGTGTTTGCAGATTCAGACAGTGATGCATTCAAGGTGAAAATTTTAGATATTAGAACTTTAATATAAGCATAataaaacaatggcaaggatCAAGAACATCACTACGTGGTAGCTGAATAATGGTACAGTGGAAAATAATGCACATTGGATCAACAAGGCACACCGAATCAAAAGATAGCCCAAGCATTAGGCTAAGACTTGGATGAGGAGAATAACAAATGAGTGTAATACATAACAAAACGGGTAAATATGTGGTCGATACAACGATCATTAGCAATATATGGCAGTGAATTATTTGTAAGGAAACCTAATCAGATCAATTATGCAATTTTGCTGAGGTATCAAATTACAGGAAACTAGAGTTGTGCTTGTCAGAAAGTATACAAACAGTCAAGATCATACACAATCATGGAACTTTCTTTTGATGGTGACACAAGGTTTGTATATTTACTCTCCTTTTAAAAGAACATCTTGTAACTATCTACACAGtgctcaagagaagaaagagaaacagGTTTGGCCCCCCTCCTCCCAGATAAACTCTACttcaaattaaaatttcaaCAGAGCTTAATCTATTAGGTACTCCAATTAATCTAAACAAATCAAAGAGTTCcttaccaaaaaagaaaaatcaataaGAAAGTTGCCAAGTACCAGTATTCAAGTAACCAGCCACGCATCATCCGGATAGCTTGGTTTTTGTACAGCTGAGGTCAATATGGTATATACCAATACCATACCGACCCGGTCACCGGCCGGAACGATGCCTGACACTAGTTCGGCAAACCTTAATTTATTCTCTATTATTATTTCTCCTCTCTATCCTTTGTCTCCTCTATTGAGccattccttctcttttcttctaccATCTCACTGTTTTGACTGTAAAAAAGGACAAATATTCAGATCTAATCAGATCTAAAATTTCTTCCTTCTACTTTCTCACTGTTTTGGCTGTGAAAAAGGATAAATATTCAGATctaatcagatctgaaatttgttTCTGTGCATTCCTATTATTTGCAGCCCTAGAAATGAGGGGCTGCATTAGAAAGTGATTTCAGAGTTTTGGAAcaattattgaaaaattatCACAAGCAAAAACAAAACACCTGGAAGCACTGGACCAAGGCTAGCCTAAACATGGTCCAAAACATTAATAAAAAAACCATCATATTTATGGAATATATATTTCTTACTACATGACATGCACTGCATGCATGTGTGCATAAATATCTGTGCATGCCTGAACGTATATATAAGTGTACTACCATTCAATATCCATGAGTAAAATCCACATGCTTGGTATTACAATTCTACCCATCCGTGATTAAAAAAGGATATAGTTTTATGTGTTTCGTAAACTATCGATCATATACTCCAGGCATATATGACTCTAAActacatatatatagagagagaaagtccacATCAAGAAAGATAGGTACATAATTCTGAACCCAGTAAAATTCCTTCATGTCAATGCAGTATCCAGATAGAGTAAATTTTCTTCATTGTCAATGCAACACCCAGGTAGAACATTGATCTAAACACACTTTTTTGATAAAAGTAACATATAAGGAGAATAAATAAATGCAAACAAAAGGAAAAGTACAAATTAACATGGGACTATGAGATAAATTACGAATAAAATCCCTCTAAACCAAGAACAAAAACCCTCTTgcccaaacaaaaataataaaaatgcaaCTAAAAGCTTAAGAAGTCCAGATGTATCGCTTCATACAGCATTATCAAgtgaattctttttttctttacagCAAAGAATAAAACAAGTTTCTCTGacacaatacaaacaattaAGTGTTCAAAACAAGCCATAAAAACATGTAATGTTTATGTAAAACTTCCACTTACAATTGGATGGGCAAGCAATTCCCCAAAGTTATATATGTTATCACCCAGCAAAGCAGAAAGGGAAAGGTCAAATGCCAAATCCTGAATATGCAAAATAGGTAAAAAAGTAGTTAAGGACCACAAGCATTACAAGATTAAACAATTTACTTTTCAGCAACTTCTAAGTGAAaaactaaatcaaaatataacaaGAAATTTTGGTTGACTAGATAATAAAAGCTTGTAAAGGGACTGTGAGCTTATTTCACAAGCAGCAAGTATGGTTAGAgtaaaaaaaagtgaaaaaatcataataaactTGATGTCTGTTAAAGTAAGGCTCCCTTTGGATGTCTGCACAAAATATCTTCTGGGTAAGATCATGCAGGTGTTAAGTGGGAAGAGAGGAAGGCGGAAAAAAGAAGAACAggccaatccaaaaatcttgttAGGTTTGGGGTGCTCAGAAAAGGTTGAAAAAGAACAGCATGAAAGAAATTTCTACAAATTCaggaaaacagagcatttccaTTTTATTCAACATCTAAATTATCATAGAGACAAAAACCTAACCAGCTTGAATGATTCTGAAAGCGACTCCACTGTAATGTATGCAAGATAAAGAAGTGCACTCTTGTAAAACTCAGCAAATTCCTGGCAAGATTTATGATACTGAGAAGATATCCAGTAATAGCTAGCATGTACAGAAGGATCGACATCAGACATGCTATCTAGCGTGGCCTTCCCCTCTTCTAGAAGTTTCTTACACTCCCTTTGATTCCCTTTCTCAAGATCAAATGCAGCTATTTGCAACTTCACATATAGAATTGGCTCTTCGATTCGTAACTCCCTTGTAGCATGCAACTTTTCAATTACACCCTGAAGATAGCTAATTGCAGCTTCTTTTTCTGAATACCGACGTGAAACTATCACAGCAAAATGTGCAAGTTTCAGGAGATTGATTTTTGTCTCAAACTCCGTAATGAAGTTATGATAGAGCTGTATGAGAGCATCACCTGCCTGATAggaataaaaacaaataaagAATGTGAGCAGTACAAAGAAAAACATGTATTCAGAGTCAAACATGATTAGAACACAAATAAACTAAAATAGGGCATGCACACGGAAGCACACacgtgcacacacacacacacacagaggggACAATGTATCAAATGCACAAGCACAATAAAGAGTTTGAGAATATCTCAACCAGATTTTCCAGGTATCTCAACAAGCATGGGAACAAAGTTTCATACACTTAAAACATTCATTTCCCTGTCCATCAAATGTATATGCTAACTAGAAGACTCGCagacttttaaaaaataataataatggttCATGCCCTAAAGAAGCGTTCCCCTATCTTACTTCAAAAGAGATAGGACTAATTACACAAGGTGTCCATATAATCTTGATGACCTTGTATTAAACATATAAGGAACACTTTGCTTAAAGTATCTAGCAAAACTTAAGAACACTGAAAGTGTTTGACACTGAAAAGTAAGAGTCTCCTACATGACACTCCAAAAAAAGTGCAAAATGTCGGACATTTTTTTGTTAATGTCAATAGGACCCTTCAAAGTGGAGTATCCAGCCATGTCATATTATGTCCTACCATGTCAAAGTATCCAAAAGTGTCAACACTTCTGGatagctgaaaatgatgtgtcCAGGTAACAATCATAAACTAGGTATGACAAATTGGAGAAAGTTTGTCTCAATTATGGTCTTTGTGCAAAGTGACGCACTTGCTGCCAGCACTTTTGATGTCGGATAACAAAGCTAGGTCACTTACAGCTTTTTTTAGTGAAGTTCTCAAAATGTTGAATACCTATATGTCGAGTTCAACTAGGATTATCCCACCTATAAGAGCTAGAGGCATTCAAGAATGCATGAGGCAAAATCTCTGCTGAGTTTTCATCAATGAAAAAAGGAGCATAACTTGTAGATCAAAACACAATGTACATGCCAAGGAACaagatgcactttaattcaaataacTGTCAAGAATGCAAGAAAAACAAATAGTGAAGGTGGTGACAGCTTGTTCTAGTACCAAGTGTCCAAAGCAAGAACTAATAAAATGCatacatttattcttgcaaaCCACCAGGAAGTGGAAGAATAATGATAGTGTGTGATCTTAGAAAATTGATGCAATCTTAGGGTTAAGTCTGCTCAAAGAGTGATTTGGAGGCCCCTTTCACAAAGACTACAAGGGGGTCACCCTGAATTTTCTCCAGTGCTAAACCCCCGAAAGAGTGTTAAAAACCACTGGATTATTGTATTCTAGGATTACATAGTGCAACTGTAACTAAAAAAAGGTTTTACAGTTGTCCAGAAATTCCAGCACACATCAAAATAGAACTAACATGCAATAAATATGGAAGGAACCCTAAATTATGATATAGCAAACATAAGGATAGTAAATCATGCAAAGAAAATCAGCAAGTAAAAGACTTAAGAATTAAATAGCATTATAACATCTGACTAAAAGAGGATTCTCAGTAAGTTATGCAGTAAACAAGTAAATATGTTAGATTCAGATGTAAAGCAGCAAGGAAAAtagagaaaagatagatgagagaaacaaagagaggaaaagaagaagaagagagaataaGGAGAACGCCAGATCTCTTGGAATAATGTATTTGACTTTCCAatccttaaaaaaaatgattacatataattaaaaataaatttacatAGTGTACATCCGTAACCACCTTTCTGGAATGCCGAAACCACCCCCACATAGAAAGGCTTCTTCTCCTGAGAGATCATGTCTTCTTAgttttcccttttcttcctcttctcttctaaGAGACACGACCTCTCAAGAAGTGACAAGCCCGAAAATGCGAGAAAGTaagaaagaggggaagaggCATCCCTCTTAGGGTATACAAACACTCAAGGGAAGAGGGACTAGAGGTCATGTGCCTCttctctctctgtctttttTTAGTGATTGGCCTAACTATGGGACCTCATTAATAACTAATTAGGGCTGATTTGGCCTTTCAATGGAAGTCAAGCCACATCATCCCCCGTCTAATCACAGATATGGCTCCACGAAGATCATCTGATCACCAAAATGACTATTAGATGTTTTAAAGTCAGTTATATAAACTCTGTAACCaactaaaacagaaaaaaaatagatttaaaagaAAGATGTAACAGATCAATTATTAAAATCAACTCTAACAAAAACTCCCTAGACCTGCAGCCTCCAGTAAACCATTTGCTTCCATTATGAGCCTCTTGTTTTCTAGCTAGATTCAGAAGTAGATCAGAGATATCGCCTAACAAACCCCTTATATATTATGGATCTACACTAGGGAATCTTGCCATGAAAGAGAACTAACTATTAGACACTTTGTTTTGGCTTTGGCTTTAAAGGACATGGACAATATCAAAGCCCGTGGTTTTCAATGGTGTTTTTGTTGGTATCGACATGTGAAGTACAACTAAGGGAATTCAAAGAAAACATCACCAACATCCATGTTAACTGCACAGAAAAACAGAGTCCTAAACCTAACCTTAAAATTGAATCTATACACCATTTATCTTTATAACCATGGATCGTGTATATGTGACAAGCCAATTCAAGTGACAAAGCTTTTGAGGATAAGGCTGTCAATGGGCTGAGCCAGCCCAAGCAACCCAAGGACCAAGAtataagggggggggggggaatgctAGGCCCCATCTAAGATTTTAGGCCACAAAGTGCAGATGTTGTTTGTGGGGGGGGTGGCAACATTAGGTACCAATTCATATATTCATACCATCCACCACACAAAGAAGATGGAAAGCATAATGGATAGCACCTGGACAGCCAATGGTGCTCTTTATAAAACATTGTAAAGTAAATGTTGTTTAATCTTTAGCTCCATATTATCACATGTTAAATCTATTTAAAGTATGAAAAGGAAGATTCTCTTCAGCTTCTCATAGGTGAAGGATTCATGAGCAATTCAGGTAACCAAATCATGTCAAGCGAATATTTAAGGATTGCATATGTCATGCCTAGGCCATGTTCATaagatttattttcttttcagcTATACGCAATTCCATAAGTAGCGCACAGGAAGCCTGCCATTCTATTGTAGTATTAGTGCTCGGATTATATGACGGATGAACTAAACTTCAAACAGCCAGGAGACAGATTGTCCTACTAGGATATGGAACAATAATTACAGACAGCCCCATAATAGAACTACATGTAGAAAAAACCAACAACTAATCTAGTACAGGATCCAAAAACTTATATAGAGTACCCTTCATCAAACAATCAGAACAGTATCAAATGATTCTCTGAGTTGAAACACGATTCAATGATTGAATTAGTCAGAGAGAATGGGATGTCTTTAGGAACTACAACACCTTGTCTACAAGATAGTTCTGTCCCCCACCATACCTTTGTAAGGTTTCCCGTGCCATTTGGACTCAAGACAACGAACGCAACTAAAGAATAATCCATAAAccctataaaaaagaaaaaacaagaagTAAGGGAGAAGGAACAGGCCTGAACGACGGCTAGGGCAACGAACTGCTCGAGCTTGAGGGTGAGCTGGTGCCAGAGCTTCCGCTGGTACAAGTCGGCCAGGGAACTGTACC comes from the Phoenix dactylifera cultivar Barhee BC4 unplaced genomic scaffold, palm_55x_up_171113_PBpolish2nd_filt_p 001271F, whole genome shotgun sequence genome and includes:
- the LOC103720987 gene encoding 26S proteasome non-ATPase regulatory subunit 13 homolog B-like; translation: MAGALQYLESQRNAQPDLADWYSSLADLYQRKLWHQLTLKLEQFVALAVVQAGDALIQLYHNFITEFETKINLLKLAHFAVIVSRRYSEKEAAISYLQGVIEKLHATRELRIEEPILYVKLQIAAFDLEKGNQRECKKLLEEGKATLDSMSDVDPSVHASYYWISSQYHKSCQEFAEFYKSALLYLAYITVESLSESFKLDLAFDLSLSALLGDNIYNFGELLAHPIISSLLGTKVEWLYHILQAFNTGNLIRYRELCQVHDAALSAQPALVENEKKLIEKINILCLMEIIFSRSSEDRTIPLSIIAERTRLSIEDVEYLLMKSLSVHLIEGIIDQVEGTVHVSWVQPRVLGISQIKSLHDRLDTWVGKVYEALLSVEAETPDLVAS